The region GGATTTGGTCCGACCTACGTCCACAGTCATCTAGGATTGGACTCAACTTTCGCCCGTTCATCATCTCTTCTTGGGATTGGATTTGGTCCAACCTACGTCCACAGTCATCTGGGATTGGACTCGACTTTCACCCACCCATTTTGTGATTGATGTAAGTGaaacacgcttaaccacagagttctttggttATCTAGTTGGCATATCCTACctaaaatcaattggtgataagtatgtGGAGATTAACCATTTAATTAACCACATCTCTCCATAATAAGCCACAAcgtcacgtctcgaatcgagtatGGGCCGAACTCTGTCAATCCGACCGACGCCCAACATAAAGCATAGCTAGTATAACTCAAACTCTTAATTGGCATGTTGATTGCATTCCCTACATTAATTAAGTTATCGATGTAGATAGACGCTTTCATATAATGTGCAATGAACCTCGAGCCTtgttaatcaataaaataagttttgtcaaagaccttgtggtctagtggtacccaGTGTCCCAGTTTATACTCCCACATGGATAATGGGAGTggatttgagcctcagtggagacaactaTTGACACATTGTCCATGACTCCATGTATGCTTTGCATTAAGCCTTCACCATTAGCCAATTTTGGCACAAGAATTAAGGAAACAAACTCACAACATATATTTTGAACAAATGGGATGGTGTCCTTTGGGCTGAAACTTTTCTCCTGCAATTTGGAGATTTTGCAGGGTATTGGTGGGCCCACCATTTAAAGCTTCCGCGCCTCACTCTAGCGTGATCTGGcgcgtgaatatatatatatatatatatatttttttatttttttttttaatttttgttttgtttttctttttttccttttcttttttcatccactctcattttctctctcctaatcaTACCTGCAAAATCCCCTTAAAATCCCATACTATTGAGGAGGGCCTTACCCTTAGTACAATTCCCAAAACTTTAGATTGTACCTAATGCCCATCGACTTCATAActttttcatatataaattttctaTAATGCCAACCGATATTGGTTCTGGTATTATTCAACACAACTAAGTATACCATACTTAATTGTATTCTATACTATTAGCATTAGTGCATATAGGCACCatacttcttttttctttttttttgaaaatataggCACCATACTTGGTGTACATGTATATCATACTTAGTTGTACACGGTCAATATTATTGACGCAAATATGAATTGACACCATAgagaaattcaaaatataaataagacatagggcatgaaattaaaataaataaataaaatcctaAAAAGTAATAGTAAAACCCACACCGAAAAAGAGAGAAGGGGAAAGTGGGATATCATCTTAGAGGTGAGTGAAAAAATGATTATAGTTATATGTTGAAAAAGCAGTGGTGGGGTGCAAGTCTGCAGCAGGGCCTAGATTAGAACTTGTTTTTTTGTCCCATCTATAATTCATCACTTCCACTATCTTCTACCATTGGGACCTCACCAACAATTATTTTATCCATACATTTTTACACTatccccaccccacccccacccccacccccacacTTCCCCAACcccacacccaaaaaaaaaaaaaacaggagtAATTTAATCTTACTCCTAAAAACTCAGACATTGAGAGGCTTCATTCAATTAGCGATGGTGAACACGTTAGAACTATACAAGCAGCGAGAGAATCTGGAATCATTTGAGCAAAACCGTCTAATTCAACATTTATTAATGGGTTTGGTTCTGATAATCGATATAGGCACTACCTTCAATCGTCAAATCCAGTTTTAgaagagttaaaaagaaaaaaaattagtagcagataaattttattacttcctaaaaaatactccgtaataatttatcttttaattttcaaattagttaatcaaaaaacaatttaaaaatgatatatatcaCCATTGACtaaatgtaaaaattcaatatttacCGAATCTAGCTAGTTAATTATTACTGAGTTAATTAAATGCTAATTTCTGATGGTAAAATATGTTGCGCAGCTGGCCTGGCATGGGAGAAAGTAGATCAGAgataattaaacattattatagaataataatcATAACACTTTATAATAATAAGCTTGAGCATTACGAAATGGATCGACTATTATGATTATAATAAGATTGAAGAACAAAGAGGTCAAAGAAGTTTCTAATACAATGCACTTTTATTTGCTTGTGTTGGGTGTGTACGTCTAACTGGCACTAATTGGCTTTCTACATTTTCCCTTAGCTTTGACAAGAAGCAATAACCCACGATATGATGCATCATCATTCCTTCTCCATCAAATTCATgtaatttctttctttcatgtCTGCTTATTCTTAGCTTGTAGGTGAGAGGTCTCAATACCaatcactttttaaaaaattaataattgcttatttatatatatgcatttatattgtatatattaatGGCTTGTTTTCCATTCAAATTGAGTATACATAGTTACATATGATATATAGGCCGGTCAGATCAATCAAGCGTTCGTTGGATCTGTTAATACTGAGATTTAATGtaataatagttatttttatttgcaGATCAGAGATATATTTCTTTGCAAGTAGTGCGTATTCGAAATCAAACtaacttatttaattatatcGTGATCACCATAATATGTATAGGTATACATCAGGTGCGAATTGCTACTTAGATGTGAACCTGAAAGAATACAAATTACATCCACGATATGTAAAAGTGTACTCAAGGCTCTAAAAATGTATATATCCCACAAAATTATAAAGTGCATTACATGTTCTTGAGTTGTTTGTTTACATATCATTGAGTACACTTTGTAATTTTGTCATGTTCGCACCTGGGCAAGAATTTTTATTTGATCATActcttatatatgtgtgtgtgaggtGGGGATGAGGGCATTGGGGGGCGGAGGGAGATAAGTTCTATTATGCAAATAGTATCACTATATATTGTACAGAATACTATCAACGTAACATATGTGTTAATTGACACCATAGAAGTTCTAGATGATTTTTTGTCATAAAATGTACATTGCAGTTGCATGTTATATAATTGTCATCCACATTATAAATCTAAATTGTTTAATCATTCGATCAAGACAACCCatgttatttctttatttctctCTCTTGTTTTCGCCAACAAGTTAGAGTTATTTAATTAAGACAATAACACATTATTCAATTATTGCACCTATATATGCATGGTATGgggcaaatatatatatatatatatatatacacacacatatatatacggAGTCGCTCTCAGAAGTGCATAGGATACCTTGTGAGAAAGAGCCTTGAATACACCTACCCACCAGATCTCTGTGCAGTGTGTTCGTTGTATATATTATGATAAtggtgtatgtatgtatatatgtatgtatagattgAAAGAGAAGTAGAGAGATTATTACTTAGTAGGAGTCCTTTGATTGAGAGCTTTCCTACCAAATGCCCAACACCTTCATCTAATATAATGAATCTTTTCACGTGAATTGTCCCTTTCATATTCACCGTCTCCGTTATCTTTTCTTACTTGCTCCTTCCTTCCTTATTGTTTTCAATTCGTTACAAACAACTTAACAAACCCAAATTTAAAGGGTATGTAACGACGCTACTAACTCCGTCCGGTCCAATGTAGCTTCTTCAATATTCTCTCTATATAACTCAGTAGTAAATTAAATCATAAACGTTACATTCTGTCAATAACTTTGTGATTGAGTGGCATGTAGTGACGACTCttccaaatgggaggtcatgcgATCGAACCTCAATATCATAAATGCCAACGTAACACTACAGTTTGAGACAATTGTTGAGCTAGCTACAATTGTAAAGTTGGATTACAATGCGGATCTCAAATTTTTAACCAATGTTggtccgttcacatgtttagtgtattactACTCGTATTTCTCTTGCCCTATAcgatatatatatgaatataatctcagtcgaagtctcttcgactgagattatatggcttcgattgagacttcgactgggattatattcatatatacagcgtataggacatgagaaatacgagtaataatacactaaacatgtaaacggacaattttaccccttcatttgacctcaacttaatcaaaatttgacgaaagaaccaatattgaaaaaaattggaaagtcaagagacctaaattgtccaaattaacggtcgatgactaattttgaaaaatcaacatagtcgaaggaccattgctggaattaactctttttagtGTATTAAAGTCAGAATTAATTTACTGTACGTGTGTCATATAAAAGAGAGTTCAGGGTCGAGCCTTCCTCTCTGACTAAGGCCAAATCTGAATTACTTTTACAATAGTAGACATCGAATATTGTACCCAAAAAGATGAAAAACAATTAACACCTACTACCAAGGTTAGATGATCTGATGAACCACTCCAACTTTATTCCTTGTGTCAACTGTCAAGGTTTGCTCAAGAAGCCTAAAACCCCTTTTCCCCTCTTTGGGTTAATTTAAATATTCTTCATGCTTTTCTTTgcctacacaataataatctGATGGATAACAAACCACATTGCAATCTCAGAAAAAGGGATGGCCACAGGAATCCATGCCATCATATCACAAACCATGAAATCTTGTTAAGACTAAAGGTGTGTCTGTTTTCCTATGGCATTGTTCCAAAAAGGAGGGGAATAAAAGAACAGTTTTTAATTCCCTCTTTCTTTGACTAGGAGCAATTTTACAAGTGTTTCAGTGCCCTTTCCAGATTGTGTTGCAGCATTTAACATGTGAAAGAGTTTAGATTATCCTTCAATTCActcaattttttaaagtaatggTAGTAACTTTAAATATCATGTAGTTGATTATATTAATAGTGATGGACAATGGtaatataatctttttttatacaatgaGAAAGACAAATAAGAGTAAATGCATGTATTTCATAAATTTAAGCTAACAAGACCAGTGAATACATCGGAAGAGCACTAATTTCAACTACTGAGTAGTCGAAAACATAagtttttagttaaaaaaaaattgttttcacCCATTTTTGGGGTGTTGAAAATTACCCATTAGTATTACCGACCACCCATCAAAGCAGTTGATAATACTGATAACTTTTTCTAGTTATTAAAAATTTAGTCAGTTAGGTCATTAGTGTATTAACTAATTTTCAACCACCTATTATCAAAAAAGTTAGTGTCTGAAAACTTTTTAACGCAGtttctaccaaaaaaaaaaaaagttacatatataaacacacacacacaaaacaaaacaaaacaaaacaaaccaaGATATAAATATCTTATGTTGGTTTGTCAAAACATGTAAATcccaatatgaatgaccatagTGAGTAGATAAACACAGAATCGAGAGCCACAGTTTAAAAGTTTCACCCAATGTAGTGAACTCAGCACTGTTCTCCTTAAGTCGTACCTAACAAACCGATGACTCAATAACTTCCACTATCATGTCAGGCCAAGGTATAGAGCCTTGGAGTGAGGAAAATTTGATGACACCTCTttaccatttcaaatgggtAGTCATAGGATTGAACCTGGTGATGATGACATTGATTCTTTGAActgaaaaagattgagaaagtataaaacagatactatcttataaagaatcatgagtgtttccaaaaaaaaaaataataaataaataaatggatgAGAATAGGTGCAAGACATTATATTAATGAGATACGGCTGTCTTGAAATGGTGAGATGACAATTAATAATAGTGAGGGAAAGCGATAAGCACAAGAGATGGTAGTGTTCCTTCTTGGGATCCATGTGCTGTGTGTTTGAAGGACAATGCACATTTTTGGATCATAGAATCCTATGTTCTTCTCTCATCTCTAGTGGAATAAAGTAGGATTTGTTCATTTGTGGTAAGAGCATGGCACAACACATCTTCTCTCAATCTTCATCACAATTAAATACACCTTTCACATGCACTGCACTCTGCAAACCCAtaatcaaacaaataaacaaacctCCCTTCACATTCTTGATCATTTCACAGGGAACTAAGTCAACTACTGCATATTTTTTAACACAAAAGCGACGCCCTTTGCCATGCCAGCCTGCCAGCGGGTAAAGAGTAAAAGTCGGGTGTGAAAATGACGGTTAAACTGTCTGTTCTcgagaaaaatagaaaatagtgAATGGGTCATTCTTCGGTCCAGAATTTCACAAAAGCGGTCACGAAGGCCTTGAATAAGGCCAGTAGAGGATTGGGTTCGGATTTGTTGGGTGTCACTGTTGCAGTTTTCCGTGTTTCACTGTGCATTCACGAGCAAAGACTTGATTAGTCGTGGAGAAAAGAATAAAACGTCATAACAAAGTTCAATTACCCTCAAAGGTACTTACAGATTTGGTCTACTGACTGGAGGGTTCGGTCCTTTCTGGTGGATACTATTTCGTTGAACACTAGGTGTGTTGTTGATTGCACGGGACTCCTCGGGAACAAATGTTGTCTGGGAACTGTTGGTACTACTACCATTTGACGTCTGCAAATAAGATAGAAGTAACTACTTGGGACTAACATTGGAAGTTTCATAGTAATTCAAGTCACGCCATTATCACTCATCTAGGAAAGTAATGTGAAGTTTCAAATTTGTACCGGACTAAACACTTGAGACAACCTAAAAAACATTATTACCTCTAAAATGAAAACTTTGTGACGTTTGTGGTGCATAATTCTTTGAATGTTCAACAAATGAATGATGAGAATATAACTATTTGATGAAATGGCATTAACTTGTCATTTGTTAATCAATCAAGGAATAGATTATGCAGCATGACAACATCTAAGTTTGTGACGTTAGTAGGGGATATAATTAGAGAAACACGACATAACACATAAACACCTCAACACCTCACTATTTCTTGTAAATCTCGCCTCATTTACTTTCCCCTCGTGTCATTACttgtattttttcctttttgttttttttttcaatgaaaTGGCTAACTGTCGTTTGTACCATGAGAATGTGTTTGGTCGTCAAgaaaaaatacttattgtgtatATGGTTTAAGCCATTCATCAAATTTTATGTAAAAAGGATGAACAACTAGACTCATATGTCAAGTGAAAGACATTAGGTAGGAAACGTGCACAAGGGCTTGTCTAAAGGGAAACGGGATATTACAAATCCCAAACCCAagcttttttacttttaaggaCGTTCTATGTTTTTTTTACCAGCAACCTAAAGTTGCCCGCTTGCTTAGTTTACACAAAAGCATACCTTAATTATAGCAGATGAATCGTCAGCTTTGAATTCAGTATCACCTGCTATTTCGTTTGGAGAGGAAGTTGAAATTTGCAAAGATGACTCTCCAGATTCCAGCAGGGTTTCCCTTTTCGCCACATCAACCTGCTCACTCATCAAACCAGAACAATTTTCTGAAAAGTTTCCACCGTCGGGTTCTCTTCCGGTTCTGTGTGAAGCATCACCTGTTTCACTTAATTTGCCATCACGGTGATCAATTGTTGTAGACATGGCGTGCGGTGAAAACTTTTCAACCACTACATCTGAAGTTTTCTGAGTTATCCCAACTTTTGACTCTTCTAGTTTTTCTATCCCATCGACCTTCTTATCAGGAATTTGCGTTATCAGTGACTCTATATAGACTGATTCTCCACACGCTTGGTCTTTTTCAGCCCTAGGACTACTTCCATCAATAATTTGTTCATCAAGACTCTGATTGCAGGCTTCAGTAATGTTCACACCGAGATAATGAACCTGATTTTCAGTGGCATCTTGTTGATGAAGAGATGAACTATTGACTGTGCCAGATTTACTTGAATTCTCATCTTTATCAAATGTATTAGTGCACCCAACAGTTTCTTCATTGCGAAACTTTTGATCATATGACACAGGGAATTCCCGATTAGAGTGCAAAAGTTGTTCTTGGATGTTTTCATTATAATCATGTACAAAATCAGCTGTAGCTGGTTCTTCGCATCCTTCGTTCCCTTTGCTTCTCCCACTTCTAGCACTGACAGTTTTCCCATTATCTAAACTGTTATCTGCTCCATGAAAATGACTGTTGGAATCTAAAACATCGTTTTCAATTGTGCCCTGGTAACGGTTAGGTGCAGCATCTGTTATAACATGAATTTCACCTGTTGATGACAAAGAAGGATGAGATTCAGtacatagggatcctaatggaTGTTGTTCCAGAGAGATTTGGTCAGTCTGCTCTTCCGAATTTAACTTAACGGGCCCCAAAACTCTGTTTTCTTGAATTATTTCTCGAACAATTTCTCGTACTGTGTAGAATGAGCCACCAACTTCCTTGTGTGTAAGACGAAGTGAAGGAAAACTCCCGTCATTTGACTTCTGATATCTGCCAGCAGTAACCcagaaaaattaatatttcaaaataaaaagttttcaaaattaatattcatattACAGCTTGCTTCTCCCTTTCCTCTATGGATAAATAGAGCTCTGTTATTTATCATACAAGTTTTAGTCACTTTCAACCATTTAAGGGTACCTTCTATTCCTAAATTCTTATAACAAAAATTTGTCaaggacaatttttttttaaggattttgtttatGATTAATGAGACCATGAAGCAGAaacgaagaaaaagaaaggtgaGAAACCTACAATGAAGCAAACTTGCAaagtcaaaaagaaaaagaaaaagcaagcACGAGTTTACGTCTTTATAAAAGTCTCAACCATAGATTTTCTCTCCTCCTTTGAGCGCCTAATCCTCGTCTTCTTTCCCCCAGAGTCCTTGCAAGTAGCAAGTGCGATTGTTGGCATAGACCATGCACCCTTAATTATGTGCATGTTGTGCTAAATGTTTACGACGAAGGATGAATCCTACAAGCATAAAAGCAAGGATAAAATTGTTCAACATTAGCTTCTGATTTTTTCTCGAATAAATCTTTCTCTTAATAGATCTCTTCTTGTTCCTCAATCTTACAACACATTACTAATAGTTGTATTTCAATAATTAGGATTCGAGGGCCCTGtgctcaaaaaaaatttaaataaaaaataccaaAACTGAAATGTCAAAACAAACTCTGCAGCCAAGCAACTAAACCTCGTACTTCAGTACTAAACGGAGAAATGGCAAACTAGTGACATATGGGTACAGTCCCCTTACAGAACTGAACCCCAAGGCCCAAACACAATTCACTAACTTAAACGGTAAATCTAGTTTCTGTATCATAGTACACGAAAAGGGGAAAAAGTTTCAGCAATGGCTAATTACATAGCAAAATCTTGCTAAAGGCCATATATATTGGCCAGTGAAAATAGTTTTAGATTAACCCAAATGGCAATAATATATGCCCATTACACAACATTTGATTACTTCTCTGCAAATTCAAGTCCAAAGAGGTACCCTGTAATAAAATACCAAATGAAGAACCCAATGTGCCTAGATAGAAGGGCTAAATATACAGATATCTAGGTTCCAAGCATTTTGAACAACTTGCTCCCCAAAATAAAGCAATCAAGAAAAATGTCTTAAGAAAAACAAACTTAAACCATTTCTTTCCCATAAAGGAGAAAACTTTAGAGCTGAGAGTACTTTTCCAGTTCTAGAAGTTCACTGAAGATTACAAAAACAATGAAGCAAGCATTTTTTGGGCTGTTTTGCAGGTTCAAGCTGAAATCCCATTTTCACAGAACAGCATAAACAAAAGCATGAAGAATCCACCTTTGGTCTACAATTTAAATTGGAGGGTTTCAACTTTTCCAAAACCCTAGCTAAACCCATGAATTCTGGAGAAATGGGTGAAGCCCCATTTGGCCTAAACAGCACTTTGATGCATAACAAAGCTAGTTTCCATGGCTAAACAGTAGAGAAGGGAAGAGAAGTGTACCTGGGTTGATAGTGCTTAAAACCCTACTTCAGGAAATTCAGGTAAGTGTCCAAAAATTCTCATTAGACCCAGGGAGGGACCAAGCAGGCAAGCACTGAACACTCCAGCAGAGTTTTGGTATTATCATTGCTCTTTAATttaattctccttttttttttttcgtttaccTTAGCAGAAATCTTACTGAGAATATtggagggaaaaaaaaacattatagaATTTGTGTTATTGTGTATTTAGAAAAGTGAAGTGAAAACAAGGGAATTCATTAATTCATATACAAAATCAACAAGGATGGTTTAGtaacaaaatttcaagtttgactttTTATGAGAGTCtcttatttagtttttttttattagtcaattataaacTTGTAGTCCTTTAAGTTTGACTTGGTGTGTGTTGCTTTCAATTTGTCAACAATTGTTGGGTTCTGTATGCTTTTAGATTTTCAGGGCTTGTTACaaagaagaagggaaaatttaattgatgaagAAAAAGGGTAAAATTAAGAGAGCAATTTAacgaaaaacaaaaaaggaaggGGAATTAACATGTTAACCATGCTACTAACAACCAACAAACGGAATTCTTAACAGATAATTAAATTGCGTAAAATCATAAAAGTTGAGGattaaattaaacacaaaaatcactTAAAACTAAATCGAGTAAAATTACTATAGTCAATTactatattgagtattaactcacAAGGAGAAAGTATAATATGACAAAAACAAAAGTTGTAAATCATGACCTCCCAACTTTTGGATATCGTATGCAAACAAAAATTACCATTACATTCAAAAAACATAAGTACAACCAGGATTGGGCCCAATAATAAATACTGTAATTTGTTTTGGTTCTTTTGGGTTAGGTTGAAGATTTTCAGTAAAAATATCATTGTAATACCCAATGGGCTTTTACAATAATGTGGACCTCTCTAAGATCTTATATTCGCAACtctgttaataataataaggaaaaagtgccaaataggccattgaatttATCGCTTTTATGCAATTGGgctattgaacttaaaaagtgtgcaattcaaccatcaaacaagcaaaatttgtgcaattggaccatttttacaaaaattttctagtaaaatccaattatattactaacatatatgtattaaaagtggcattttcttctaccatactagttggaagtcaatattgaaatgtttttaactcaaattgaattaaaaaattttgtaaaaatggtccaattgcacaaattttgcttgtttgatggttgaattgcacactttttaagttcaatggcccaattgcacaaaagcgataagttcaatgacctatttgacacttttt is a window of Ipomoea triloba cultivar NCNSP0323 chromosome 11, ASM357664v1 DNA encoding:
- the LOC115995801 gene encoding uncharacterized protein LOC115995801, with protein sequence MHIIKGAWSMPTIALATCKDSGGKKTRIRRSKEERKSMVETFIKTYQKSNDGSFPSLRLTHKEVGGSFYTVREIVREIIQENRVLGPVKLNSEEQTDQISLEQHPLGSLCTESHPSLSSTGEIHVITDAAPNRYQGTIENDVLDSNSHFHGADNSLDNGKTVSARSGRSKGNEGCEEPATADFVHDYNENIQEQLLHSNREFPVSYDQKFRNEETVGCTNTFDKDENSSKSGTVNSSSLHQQDATENQVHYLGVNITEACNQSLDEQIIDGSSPRAEKDQACGESVYIESLITQIPDKKVDGIEKLEESKVGITQKTSDVVVEKFSPHAMSTTIDHRDGKLSETGDASHRTGREPDGGNFSENCSGLMSEQVDVAKRETLLESGESSLQISTSSPNEIAGDTEFKADDSSAIIKTSNGSSTNSSQTTFVPEESRAINNTPSVQRNSIHQKGPNPPVSRPNLETRKTATVTPNKSEPNPLLALFKAFVTAFVKFWTEE